From one Gossypium hirsutum isolate 1008001.06 chromosome D08, Gossypium_hirsutum_v2.1, whole genome shotgun sequence genomic stretch:
- the LOC107906844 gene encoding uncharacterized protein → MKEEETVKQYLDRIMVVVNSIRLLCKQFNEVRIVDKVISTLPERYKAKISSLEDLRELTSISLTELINALYTQEQRRASRLEEHQESDFQAKTNSASTNTAYKVKKAWIDKPKFDSGKRRDQPSPQEKLTNGWLLDSGCTNHMTPDATIFKSSDRSCKTKFKIRNGHFIKAECKGDVLICTPTVFKGKECQISDPSGSKLMAVTMADKSFVIDWTNGSETAHTATSDESKLWHQRLGHANYRSMDQLSRDDLAENFIGSVQKQEFCEALNISSQTPTPQQNGVSERKNRSLMDMAKCSMIEKNLPKTLWAEVVNTAAYIQNRIPTKALAQKTPFDA, encoded by the exons atgaaagaagaagaaaCTGTCAAACAGTACTTAGACAGGATTATGGTTGTggtaaacagcataaggctcctttgTAAGCAGTTCAATGAAGTAAGGATAGTGGATAAGGTGATTTCAACCTTACCAGAGAGGTATAAGGCAAAAATTTCATCTCTTGAAGATTTAAGGGAGCTGACCAGCATCTCACTGACAGAGCTGATCAATGCTCTCTAtacacaagagcaaagaagagctagcagactggaggagcatcaagaaAGTGACTTTCAAGCAAAGACCAATTCTGCCTCGACTAATACTGCCTACAAAGTTAAGAAGGCTTGGATAGACAAGCCAAAGTTTGATTCTGGAAAAAGAAGGGACCAACCCT CTCCTCAAGAGAAGCTTACAAATGGTTGGCTCTTGGACAGTGGCTGCACAAACCACATGACACCAGATGCTACCATTTTCAAGTCCTCAGACAGAAGCTGTAAAACCAAATTTAAGATTCGAAATGGTCATTTTATAAAGGCAGAATGTAAAGGAGATGTGTTGATATGCACTCCTACAG TGTTCAAAGGCAAAGAGTGCCAaatcagtgatccaagtggatccaagctcATGGCAGTCACTATGGCTGATAAGAGCTTTGTTATTGATTGGACAAATGGCTCAGAAACTGCCCATACAGCCacatcagatgaatccaagctttggcatcaaagacttGGTCATGCCAACTACAGATCAATGGATCAGCTATCCAGAGATGATTTGGCTGAAAACTTCATTGGCTCAGTTCAAAAACAGGAGTTTTGTGAG GCATTAAATATCAGCTCACAAACACCTACTCCTCAACAGAATGGTGTGAGTGAGAGAAAGAACAGgagcttgatggatatggccaagTGCTCGATGATTGAGAAGAATTTGCCCAAGACCTTGTGGGCTGAGGTAGTCAACACTGCTGCTTACATTCAAAATAGGATTCCAACCAAGGCCTTGGCTCAAAAAACACCATTTGACGCCTAG